A genomic region of Megalobrama amblycephala isolate DHTTF-2021 linkage group LG6, ASM1881202v1, whole genome shotgun sequence contains the following coding sequences:
- the map2 gene encoding microtubule-associated protein 2 isoform X17, producing MADGRQPEDSGPQWSSPGAQGSSSPGGHGENGFSSSYRACQPGGGHTGSAASYAKENGFNGDLASGHAVTAVEDSANLPPSPPPSPAAEHFGPLDQEEETIESLSAAEEEEEETSEAAATAAALEEEEDEEQWSGEEPEQESPSELLERAEVIGEAQALLGLQAEAEVHTQAATAADEAPNGRSEEAGGQESPAEAVKMEAERPDSERADPIGMDFTDSAMHLDDELPSYQSLARDADMPESPFARTCPMEDFEMPPSYQGHAKEPTEKPVVQSGAVKQPSTETCDSSNIHEVKPGQIQDKHMEKTATEGDLKDKSGMSAYFETTTIKTDAGGSQGEGYYELSTTSEEQKDSISDLPLPEISYSTLAQTHSLEVQPDLPKRSADTLHTTSPADRRDDCRLSPGKLALEQRSYSLNITIGAVDHSDAQGRPRNFSPLATDIMSHTSGSLDESADYLPVTTPSVENIPQFPPLILETTASITTPSSSPPQATITDVKTIPQTESPESPVQAKCCYKNGTIMAPDLPEMLDLAGARSRLTSDNTEQEIMRRKSVPMDMTSMVSDSFAHLFKGDQGQMTTKREMQLEEQGYCVFSEYSGPMPSPADVHSPMECSPQIFNTVISEEKETGPAAFEKQECLSTEDLKATEVVTPQAEPAKEKSRNEESFENESAPSEKPSTERKQDESDLLKTEPLEEIKSPTLPDNEKGQLDKQAETFITPKVTVTLEEAKPDLDADTKLAAETEAEIADYERQIRKLEMEDRPLSVEEERELQELREKVKNKPDLVHQEAYEEVDAEDVYQLTGAAKDRIARPTRPSPASSVESATDEEKMHVGEAEKPRSPGKKEALKTDPNRLSPVGSFEKYFREERPSEQEVKQKDSVEPLKEKVAEEKPQPSPSKTDEGSVDAVKTQEVEEEVELAKEPEEVMPEPKPTLNVYEKPVVDKTEPVEVLVEKEEVKVVEKEVEDDQVLEGAKAAEDTVEPRADEVLEGAKAAEDTVELRADQVLEGAKAAEDTVELRADQVLEGAKAAEDTVEPQADEFLEGAKAAEDTVEPQADEFLEGAKAAEDTVELRADQVLEGAKAAEDTIEPRAAIESVVTVEDDFITVVQTIDESEVSGHSVRFSAPSEEEHPQLLQEEEEEEESVEMAQEVEMEVPSLEEVVDVPEPVEPSVCPAKEIEVPESEAPTQSYDDYKDETTIDDSILDSSWVDTQDDDKSMATEKIEPLPRVRSPVKKPPAEKPVKQRAKGGRTKGRITTPERKPVRKEPVPIQKDEMKKKKAVIKKAELTKKSDIQTCSPSRKSVLKTTVRHPRPTQHHACVKRKPTVSADGRLPFSVARHSRDRVSTSNPTTLTKIPTSKIRAEALLPARPNSASSSNKRSPLVEADLYEPRPSSAGPQVSLNIYVVKDGGSRSPEKRSSLPRPASILTRRSHMAEHEESSTSITSSGSTAPRRPTSFRTEVKAEHRTGRSHSMTGIESGRSRSARSGTSTPRTPGSTAITPGTPPSYSCRTPGTPRTPGTPKSLSLLSQEKKVAIIRTPPKSPATTPKQLRVINQPLPDLKNVRSKIGSTDNIKYQPKGGQIQILNKKLDFSHVQSKCGSKDNLKHSPRGGNQQRSVIVHIQSKKIDLSHVTSKCGSLDNIRHRPGGGHVRIESVKLDFREKAHAKVGSLDNAHHTPGGGHVQIESHKLLFRDTAKARVDHGAEIVIEALGLSGGTSPHRHSHMSSSGSINMLESPQLATLADDVTAALAKQGL from the exons TGGAGGACTCTGCAAACCTGCCGCCTTCGCCTCCTCCGTCCCCAGCAGCAGAACATTTTGGGCCTTTGGATCAAG AAGAGGAGACCATAGAGAGTCTCTCAGCTgcggaggaggaagaggaggagactTCAGAAGccgcagcaacagcagcagctctagaggaagaggaggatgaggagCAGTGGAGTGGGGAGGAGCCTGAGCAGGAATCCCCATCTGAGCTCCTAGAGCGGGCAGAGGTCATAGGCGAGGCCCAGGCTCTGCTCGGCCTGCAGGCTGAGGCTGAGGTTCACACACAGGCAGCTACTGCTGCTGACGAGGCCCCTAATGGGAGATCTGAGGAGGCAGGGGGGCAAGAAAGCCCTGCAGAAG CTGTGAAGATGGAAGCAGAGCGGCCAGACAGCGAGAGGGCAGATCCCATTGGCATGGACTTCACTGATTCTGCAATGCATCTAGATGATGAACTCCCATCTTACCAGAGCCTTGCCAGAGATGCAGATATGCCAGAAAGCCCCTTTGCTCGAACATGTCCCATGGAAGATTTTGAAATGCCTCCAAGTTACCAGGGTCATGCCAAAGAACCAACTGAAAAGCCTGTTGTACAAAGTGGTGCTGTGAAACAGCCTTCAACCGAAACATGTGATTCCAGCAATATCCATGAGGTCAAACCAGGGCAGATTCAAGACAAACACATGGAAAAAACGGCAACAGAGGGGGACTTAAAGGACAAATCTGGCATGTCTGCTTATTTTGAGACCACTACAATTAAGACGGATGCTGGTGGGTCTCAAGGAGAAGGGTATTATGAGCTGAGTACTACATCAGAAGAACAAAAGGACTCTATTAGTGACCTGCCACTTCCTGAAATCAGCTACAGCACTTTGGCTCAAACACACTCTTTGGAAGTCCAGCCAGATCTTCCAAAAAGGAGCGCAGACACACTACACACCACTTCACCAGCAGACAGAAGAGATGACTGCAGACTGTCTCCTGGAAAACTGGCTCTAGAGCAACGAAGTTACTCTTTGAATATCACCATTGGGGCAGTGGATCATAGCGATGCCCAAGGGCGTCCAAGAAACTTCTCTCCATTGGCCACTGACATCATGTCTCATACTAGTGGGAGCCTTGATGAATCTGCCGATTACCTTCCTGTCACAACTCCCTCAGTGGAGAATATCCCTCAGTTTCCGCCACTGATCTTGGAGACAACTGCCTCTATCACAACTCCATCATCTTCACCTCCCCAAGCAACAATCACTGATGTAAAGACAATTCCACAGACAGAGTCTCCAGAATCACCTGTCCAAGCTAAGTGCTGTTACAAAAACGGCACCATTATGGCCCCAGACCTGCCTGAAATGCTGGACCTGGCAGGTGCTCGATCAAGGTTGACGTCTGACAACACAGAACAAGAGATTATGAGGAGGAAGTCTGTCCCAATGGACATGACTTCAATGGTGAGTGATTCTTTCGCACATTTGTTCAAAGGTGACCAGGGCCAGATGACTACAAAGAGAGAAATGCAGCTGGAGGAGCAAGGATATTGTGTCTTTAGTGAATACTCTGGTCCCATGCCATCCCCTGCAGATGTACACAGTCCAATGGAGTGTTCTCCTCAAATCTTCAACACTGTGATATCAGAGGAGAAGGAAACTGGTCCTGCTGCATTTGAAAAACAGGAGTGTCTATCGACTGAAGATCTGAAAGCAACAGAGGTTGTTACACCACAGGCAGAACCAGCAAAAGAAAAGTCAAGGAATGAAGaatcctttgaaaatgaaaGTGCACCTTCTGAAAAACCTTCTACAGAGCGTAAGCAAGATGAGTCTGATCTTTTGAAGACTGAACCTTTGGAAGAAATCAAGAGTCCAACTTTACCTGATAATGAGAAAGGACAGTTAGACAAACAAGCTGAAACATTTATCACACCGAAGGTGACGGTTACTCTTGAGGAAGCAAAGCCTGATCTTGATGCTGATACTAAACTTGCAGCTGAAACTGAAGCTGAAATAGCTGACTATGAGAGACAAATTCGCAAATTGGAGATGGAGGACCGGCCTCTGAGCGTAGAGGAGGAACGGGAGCTTCAGGAACTCAGGGAGAAGGTAAAGAATAAACCAGACCTTGTGCACCAGGAAGCTTATGAGGAGGTGGATGCTGAGGATGTGTACCAGCTCACTGGAGCTGCAAAGGACAGAATTGCTCGGCCCACCAGACCATCTCCAGCATCTTCGGTAGAAAGTGCCACTGATGAGGAGAAAATGCATGTTGGCGAGGCTGAAAAACCTAGATCACCAGGTAAGAAAGAGGCTCTCAAAACAGATCCTAATAGATTATCTCCAGTTGGGTcttttgagaaatattttaGAGAGGAAAGACCTTCTGAGCAGGAGGTAAAGCAGAAAGACTCAGTGGAGCCCCTCAAAGAGAAAGTTGCAGAAGAGAAACCTCAGCCATCTCCTTCAAAGACAGATGAGGGTTCTGTTGATGCTGTAAAAACACAAGAAGTAGAAGAAGAGGTAGAGCTTGCTAAGGAGCCTGAAGAGGTTATGCCAGAACCAAAGCCAACTCTAAACGTGTATGAAAAGCCAGTGGTAGATAAAACTGAGCCAGTTGAGGTTTTGGTCGAAAAAGAGGAGGTTAAAGTGGTTGAAAAAGAAGTGGAAGATGACCAAGTCTTGGAAGGGGCCAAAGCTGCAGAAGACACTGTTGAGCCTCGAGCTGACGAAGTCTTGGAAGGGGCCAAAGCTGCAGAAGACACTGTTGAGCTTAGAGCTGACCAAGTCTTGGAAGGGGCCAAAGCTGCAGAAGACACTGTTGAGCTTAGAGCTGACCAAGTCTTGGAAGGGGCCAAAGCTGCAGAAGACACTGTTGAGCCTCAGGCTGACGAATTCTTGGAAGGGGCCAAAGCTGCAGAAGACACTGTTGAGCCTCAGGCTGACGAATTCTTGGAAGGGGCCAAAGCTGCAGAAGACACTGTTGAGCTTAGAGCTGACCAAGTCTTGGAAGGGGCCAAAGCTGCAGAAGACACTATTGAGCCTCGAGCTGCAATTGAGTCAGTAGTGACAGTGGAAGATGATTTTATCACGGTGGTACAGACCATCGATGAGAGCGAAGTCTCTGGTCACAGTGTACGTTTCTCAGCTCCGTCTGAAGAGGAACATCCACAGCTCCTccaagaggaggaagaggaggaggagtcTGTGGAAATGGCACAGGAAGTAGAAATGGAGGTTCCCAGTTTGGAGGAAGTTGTAGATGTTCCAGAGCCTGTTGAGCCTTCTGTATGTCCAGCTAAAGAAATAGAAGTGCCAGAAAGTGAGGCCCCAACTCAAAGCTATGACGACTACAAAGATGAAACTACCATTGATGACTCCATCTTAGACAGCTCCTGGGTGGACACTCAAg atgatgataagaGCATGGCTACAGAGAAAATTGAGCCTCTACCCAGAGTGAGGAGCCCTGTCAAGAAACCGCCCGCAGAGAAACCAGTCAAACAGAGGGCTAAAGGTGGCAGGACAAAAGGACGAATCACCACCCCTGAACGTAAACCTGTCCGCAAGGAGCCGGTACCCATCCAGAAGGATgagatgaagaagaaaaaag CTGTGATTAAGAAGGCTGAGCTCACAAAAAAATCTGATATTCAGACGTGCTCTCCTTCCCGGAAGAGTGTTTTAAAGACTACCGTAAGGCACCCTAGACCTACCCAACATCACGCGTGTGTTAAACGGAAACCCACAG TGTCTGCAGATGGTCGACTGCCCTTCAGTGTGGCCAGGCACTCCAGAGATCGGGTGTCT ACCTCCAATCCCACAACACTAACAAAGATCCCTACCTCTAAAATTCGGGCAGAGGCTTTGTTGCCGGCCCGGCCGAACTCCGCCAGCTCCTCCAATAAAAGGAGCCCGTTGGTTGAGGCAGATCTTTATGAGCCCCGTCCTTCTTCAGCGGGCCCACAAGTATCACTAAATATATATGTTGTAAAG GACGGTGGTTCTCGGAGCCCAGAGAAGAGGTCGTCCCTGCCACGGCCAGCATCCATACTAACCCGTCGCTCACACATGGCTGAGCACGAGGAGAGTTCCACTTCCATTACCAGTTCTGGGTCCACAGCACCACGCAGGCCCACAT CATTCCGTACTGAAGTCAAAGCAGAGCACAGGACAGGCAGGTCTCATAGTATGACAG GCATAGAGTCTGGTCGGTCCCGCTCGGCCCGCAGTGGCACCTCCACACCCCGCACCCCCGGGTCCACGGCCATCACCCCTGGAACCCCTCCCAGCTACTCCTGCCGTACTCCGGGAACCCCCCGCACTCCAGGCACCCCTAAATCCCTCAGCCTGCTGTCACAGGAGAAGAAAGTGGCCATCATCCGCACACCTCCAAAATCCCCAGCGACTACACCCAAACAGCTGCGCGTCATTAACCAGCCGCTACCTGACCTCAAGAACGTCAGATCCAAGATCGGTTCCACTGACAACATCAAGTACCAGCCCAAGGGGGGCCAG ATTCAAATTTTAAACAAGAAGCTGGACTTCAGTCACGTACAGTCAAAGTGCGGATCCAAGGATAATCTGAAGCATTCGCCCCGTGGAGGCAAT CAGCAGCGGTCAGTCATT GTTCACATTCAGTCTAAGAAGATTGATCTTAGTCATGTGACCTCCAAGTGTGGATCATTGGACAACATCCGCCACAGGCCAG GAGGTGGTCATGTGCGCATTGAGAGTGTGAAGCTGGACTTCAGAGAAAAAGCCCATGCAAAGGTAGGCTCACTGGACAATGCCCACCATACGCCTGGAGGAGGCCATGTACAG ATTGAAAGCCATAAGCTGTTGTTCCGCGACACAGCCAAAGCACGCGTGGATCACGGGGCAGAGATTGTGATCGAGGCGCTCGGGCTGTCAGGCGGTACCTCCCCTCACCGGCACAGCCACATGTCCTCGTCCGGAAGCATCAACATGCTGGAGTCGCCGCAGCTGGCCACGCTGGCCGACGATGTGACCGCCGCCCTGGCCAAACAAGGCTTGTGA
- the map2 gene encoding microtubule-associated protein 2 isoform X18 encodes MADGRQPEDSGPQWSSPGAQGSSSPGGHGENGFSSSYRACQPGGGHTGSAASYAKENGFNGDLASGHAVTAVEDSANLPPSPPPSPAAEHFGPLDQEETIESLSAAEEEEEETSEAAATAAALEEEEDEEQWSGEEPEQESPSELLERAEVIGEAQALLGLQAEAEVHTQAATAADEAPNGRSEEAGGQESPAEAVKMEAERPDSERADPIGMDFTDSAMHLDDELPSYQSLARDADMPESPFARTCPMEDFEMPPSYQGHAKEPTEKPVVQSGAVKQPSTETCDSSNIHEVKPGQIQDKHMEKTATEGDLKDKSGMSAYFETTTIKTDAGGSQGEGYYELSTTSEEQKDSISDLPLPEISYSTLAQTHSLEVQPDLPKRSADTLHTTSPADRRDDCRLSPGKLALEQRSYSLNITIGAVDHSDAQGRPRNFSPLATDIMSHTSGSLDESADYLPVTTPSVENIPQFPPLILETTASITTPSSSPPQATITDVKTIPQTESPESPVQAKCCYKNGTIMAPDLPEMLDLAGARSRLTSDNTEQEIMRRKSVPMDMTSMVSDSFAHLFKGDQGQMTTKREMQLEEQGYCVFSEYSGPMPSPADVHSPMECSPQIFNTVISEEKETGPAAFEKQECLSTEDLKATEVVTPQAEPAKEKSRNEESFENESAPSEKPSTERKQDESDLLKTEPLEEIKSPTLPDNEKGQLDKQAETFITPKVTVTLEEAKPDLDADTKLAAETEAEIADYERQIRKLEMEDRPLSVEEERELQELREKVKNKPDLVHQEAYEEVDAEDVYQLTGAAKDRIARPTRPSPASSVESATDEEKMHVGEAEKPRSPGKKEALKTDPNRLSPVGSFEKYFREERPSEQEVKQKDSVEPLKEKVAEEKPQPSPSKTDEGSVDAVKTQEVEEEVELAKEPEEVMPEPKPTLNVYEKPVVDKTEPVEVLVEKEEVKVVEKEVEDDQVLEGAKAAEDTVEPRADEVLEGAKAAEDTVELRADQVLEGAKAAEDTVELRADQVLEGAKAAEDTVEPQADEFLEGAKAAEDTVEPQADEFLEGAKAAEDTVELRADQVLEGAKAAEDTIEPRAAIESVVTVEDDFITVVQTIDESEVSGHSVRFSAPSEEEHPQLLQEEEEEEESVEMAQEVEMEVPSLEEVVDVPEPVEPSVCPAKEIEVPESEAPTQSYDDYKDETTIDDSILDSSWVDTQDDDKSMATEKIEPLPRVRSPVKKPPAEKPVKQRAKGGRTKGRITTPERKPVRKEPVPIQKDEMKKKKAVIKKAELTKKSDIQTCSPSRKSVLKTTVRHPRPTQHHACVKRKPTVSADGRLPFSVARHSRDRVSTSNPTTLTKIPTSKIRAEALLPARPNSASSSNKRSPLVEADLYEPRPSSAGPQVSLNIYVVKDGGSRSPEKRSSLPRPASILTRRSHMAEHEESSTSITSSGSTAPRRPTSFRTEVKAEHRTGRSHSMTGIESGRSRSARSGTSTPRTPGSTAITPGTPPSYSCRTPGTPRTPGTPKSLSLLSQEKKVAIIRTPPKSPATTPKQLRVINQPLPDLKNVRSKIGSTDNIKYQPKGGQIQILNKKLDFSHVQSKCGSKDNLKHSPRGGNQQRSVIVHIQSKKIDLSHVTSKCGSLDNIRHRPGGGHVRIESVKLDFREKAHAKVGSLDNAHHTPGGGHVQIESHKLLFRDTAKARVDHGAEIVIEALGLSGGTSPHRHSHMSSSGSINMLESPQLATLADDVTAALAKQGL; translated from the exons TGGAGGACTCTGCAAACCTGCCGCCTTCGCCTCCTCCGTCCCCAGCAGCAGAACATTTTGGGCCTTTGGATCAAG AGGAGACCATAGAGAGTCTCTCAGCTgcggaggaggaagaggaggagactTCAGAAGccgcagcaacagcagcagctctagaggaagaggaggatgaggagCAGTGGAGTGGGGAGGAGCCTGAGCAGGAATCCCCATCTGAGCTCCTAGAGCGGGCAGAGGTCATAGGCGAGGCCCAGGCTCTGCTCGGCCTGCAGGCTGAGGCTGAGGTTCACACACAGGCAGCTACTGCTGCTGACGAGGCCCCTAATGGGAGATCTGAGGAGGCAGGGGGGCAAGAAAGCCCTGCAGAAG CTGTGAAGATGGAAGCAGAGCGGCCAGACAGCGAGAGGGCAGATCCCATTGGCATGGACTTCACTGATTCTGCAATGCATCTAGATGATGAACTCCCATCTTACCAGAGCCTTGCCAGAGATGCAGATATGCCAGAAAGCCCCTTTGCTCGAACATGTCCCATGGAAGATTTTGAAATGCCTCCAAGTTACCAGGGTCATGCCAAAGAACCAACTGAAAAGCCTGTTGTACAAAGTGGTGCTGTGAAACAGCCTTCAACCGAAACATGTGATTCCAGCAATATCCATGAGGTCAAACCAGGGCAGATTCAAGACAAACACATGGAAAAAACGGCAACAGAGGGGGACTTAAAGGACAAATCTGGCATGTCTGCTTATTTTGAGACCACTACAATTAAGACGGATGCTGGTGGGTCTCAAGGAGAAGGGTATTATGAGCTGAGTACTACATCAGAAGAACAAAAGGACTCTATTAGTGACCTGCCACTTCCTGAAATCAGCTACAGCACTTTGGCTCAAACACACTCTTTGGAAGTCCAGCCAGATCTTCCAAAAAGGAGCGCAGACACACTACACACCACTTCACCAGCAGACAGAAGAGATGACTGCAGACTGTCTCCTGGAAAACTGGCTCTAGAGCAACGAAGTTACTCTTTGAATATCACCATTGGGGCAGTGGATCATAGCGATGCCCAAGGGCGTCCAAGAAACTTCTCTCCATTGGCCACTGACATCATGTCTCATACTAGTGGGAGCCTTGATGAATCTGCCGATTACCTTCCTGTCACAACTCCCTCAGTGGAGAATATCCCTCAGTTTCCGCCACTGATCTTGGAGACAACTGCCTCTATCACAACTCCATCATCTTCACCTCCCCAAGCAACAATCACTGATGTAAAGACAATTCCACAGACAGAGTCTCCAGAATCACCTGTCCAAGCTAAGTGCTGTTACAAAAACGGCACCATTATGGCCCCAGACCTGCCTGAAATGCTGGACCTGGCAGGTGCTCGATCAAGGTTGACGTCTGACAACACAGAACAAGAGATTATGAGGAGGAAGTCTGTCCCAATGGACATGACTTCAATGGTGAGTGATTCTTTCGCACATTTGTTCAAAGGTGACCAGGGCCAGATGACTACAAAGAGAGAAATGCAGCTGGAGGAGCAAGGATATTGTGTCTTTAGTGAATACTCTGGTCCCATGCCATCCCCTGCAGATGTACACAGTCCAATGGAGTGTTCTCCTCAAATCTTCAACACTGTGATATCAGAGGAGAAGGAAACTGGTCCTGCTGCATTTGAAAAACAGGAGTGTCTATCGACTGAAGATCTGAAAGCAACAGAGGTTGTTACACCACAGGCAGAACCAGCAAAAGAAAAGTCAAGGAATGAAGaatcctttgaaaatgaaaGTGCACCTTCTGAAAAACCTTCTACAGAGCGTAAGCAAGATGAGTCTGATCTTTTGAAGACTGAACCTTTGGAAGAAATCAAGAGTCCAACTTTACCTGATAATGAGAAAGGACAGTTAGACAAACAAGCTGAAACATTTATCACACCGAAGGTGACGGTTACTCTTGAGGAAGCAAAGCCTGATCTTGATGCTGATACTAAACTTGCAGCTGAAACTGAAGCTGAAATAGCTGACTATGAGAGACAAATTCGCAAATTGGAGATGGAGGACCGGCCTCTGAGCGTAGAGGAGGAACGGGAGCTTCAGGAACTCAGGGAGAAGGTAAAGAATAAACCAGACCTTGTGCACCAGGAAGCTTATGAGGAGGTGGATGCTGAGGATGTGTACCAGCTCACTGGAGCTGCAAAGGACAGAATTGCTCGGCCCACCAGACCATCTCCAGCATCTTCGGTAGAAAGTGCCACTGATGAGGAGAAAATGCATGTTGGCGAGGCTGAAAAACCTAGATCACCAGGTAAGAAAGAGGCTCTCAAAACAGATCCTAATAGATTATCTCCAGTTGGGTcttttgagaaatattttaGAGAGGAAAGACCTTCTGAGCAGGAGGTAAAGCAGAAAGACTCAGTGGAGCCCCTCAAAGAGAAAGTTGCAGAAGAGAAACCTCAGCCATCTCCTTCAAAGACAGATGAGGGTTCTGTTGATGCTGTAAAAACACAAGAAGTAGAAGAAGAGGTAGAGCTTGCTAAGGAGCCTGAAGAGGTTATGCCAGAACCAAAGCCAACTCTAAACGTGTATGAAAAGCCAGTGGTAGATAAAACTGAGCCAGTTGAGGTTTTGGTCGAAAAAGAGGAGGTTAAAGTGGTTGAAAAAGAAGTGGAAGATGACCAAGTCTTGGAAGGGGCCAAAGCTGCAGAAGACACTGTTGAGCCTCGAGCTGACGAAGTCTTGGAAGGGGCCAAAGCTGCAGAAGACACTGTTGAGCTTAGAGCTGACCAAGTCTTGGAAGGGGCCAAAGCTGCAGAAGACACTGTTGAGCTTAGAGCTGACCAAGTCTTGGAAGGGGCCAAAGCTGCAGAAGACACTGTTGAGCCTCAGGCTGACGAATTCTTGGAAGGGGCCAAAGCTGCAGAAGACACTGTTGAGCCTCAGGCTGACGAATTCTTGGAAGGGGCCAAAGCTGCAGAAGACACTGTTGAGCTTAGAGCTGACCAAGTCTTGGAAGGGGCCAAAGCTGCAGAAGACACTATTGAGCCTCGAGCTGCAATTGAGTCAGTAGTGACAGTGGAAGATGATTTTATCACGGTGGTACAGACCATCGATGAGAGCGAAGTCTCTGGTCACAGTGTACGTTTCTCAGCTCCGTCTGAAGAGGAACATCCACAGCTCCTccaagaggaggaagaggaggaggagtcTGTGGAAATGGCACAGGAAGTAGAAATGGAGGTTCCCAGTTTGGAGGAAGTTGTAGATGTTCCAGAGCCTGTTGAGCCTTCTGTATGTCCAGCTAAAGAAATAGAAGTGCCAGAAAGTGAGGCCCCAACTCAAAGCTATGACGACTACAAAGATGAAACTACCATTGATGACTCCATCTTAGACAGCTCCTGGGTGGACACTCAAg atgatgataagaGCATGGCTACAGAGAAAATTGAGCCTCTACCCAGAGTGAGGAGCCCTGTCAAGAAACCGCCCGCAGAGAAACCAGTCAAACAGAGGGCTAAAGGTGGCAGGACAAAAGGACGAATCACCACCCCTGAACGTAAACCTGTCCGCAAGGAGCCGGTACCCATCCAGAAGGATgagatgaagaagaaaaaag CTGTGATTAAGAAGGCTGAGCTCACAAAAAAATCTGATATTCAGACGTGCTCTCCTTCCCGGAAGAGTGTTTTAAAGACTACCGTAAGGCACCCTAGACCTACCCAACATCACGCGTGTGTTAAACGGAAACCCACAG TGTCTGCAGATGGTCGACTGCCCTTCAGTGTGGCCAGGCACTCCAGAGATCGGGTGTCT ACCTCCAATCCCACAACACTAACAAAGATCCCTACCTCTAAAATTCGGGCAGAGGCTTTGTTGCCGGCCCGGCCGAACTCCGCCAGCTCCTCCAATAAAAGGAGCCCGTTGGTTGAGGCAGATCTTTATGAGCCCCGTCCTTCTTCAGCGGGCCCACAAGTATCACTAAATATATATGTTGTAAAG GACGGTGGTTCTCGGAGCCCAGAGAAGAGGTCGTCCCTGCCACGGCCAGCATCCATACTAACCCGTCGCTCACACATGGCTGAGCACGAGGAGAGTTCCACTTCCATTACCAGTTCTGGGTCCACAGCACCACGCAGGCCCACAT CATTCCGTACTGAAGTCAAAGCAGAGCACAGGACAGGCAGGTCTCATAGTATGACAG GCATAGAGTCTGGTCGGTCCCGCTCGGCCCGCAGTGGCACCTCCACACCCCGCACCCCCGGGTCCACGGCCATCACCCCTGGAACCCCTCCCAGCTACTCCTGCCGTACTCCGGGAACCCCCCGCACTCCAGGCACCCCTAAATCCCTCAGCCTGCTGTCACAGGAGAAGAAAGTGGCCATCATCCGCACACCTCCAAAATCCCCAGCGACTACACCCAAACAGCTGCGCGTCATTAACCAGCCGCTACCTGACCTCAAGAACGTCAGATCCAAGATCGGTTCCACTGACAACATCAAGTACCAGCCCAAGGGGGGCCAG ATTCAAATTTTAAACAAGAAGCTGGACTTCAGTCACGTACAGTCAAAGTGCGGATCCAAGGATAATCTGAAGCATTCGCCCCGTGGAGGCAAT CAGCAGCGGTCAGTCATT GTTCACATTCAGTCTAAGAAGATTGATCTTAGTCATGTGACCTCCAAGTGTGGATCATTGGACAACATCCGCCACAGGCCAG GAGGTGGTCATGTGCGCATTGAGAGTGTGAAGCTGGACTTCAGAGAAAAAGCCCATGCAAAGGTAGGCTCACTGGACAATGCCCACCATACGCCTGGAGGAGGCCATGTACAG ATTGAAAGCCATAAGCTGTTGTTCCGCGACACAGCCAAAGCACGCGTGGATCACGGGGCAGAGATTGTGATCGAGGCGCTCGGGCTGTCAGGCGGTACCTCCCCTCACCGGCACAGCCACATGTCCTCGTCCGGAAGCATCAACATGCTGGAGTCGCCGCAGCTGGCCACGCTGGCCGACGATGTGACCGCCGCCCTGGCCAAACAAGGCTTGTGA